A DNA window from Hordeum vulgare subsp. vulgare chromosome 1H, MorexV3_pseudomolecules_assembly, whole genome shotgun sequence contains the following coding sequences:
- the LOC123435395 gene encoding C-terminal binding protein AN-like translates to MLRGPAHSVPATAVAATAGGGGQPLVVTLNCLEDPSVERDALAGAAAVEHAPLSALASGHVEAAAAVLLTSLAFLPRAAQRRLRPWQLLLCLGSPDRAADSAAAAELGLRLVHVDANRAEEIADTVMALFLGLLRRTHLLSGHASSSTPSAGWLGSVQPLCRGMRRCRGLVLGIVGVNAAARCLATRSLAFRMSVLYFDPLYEGAGKTKRPSIVFPSSARRMDTLNDLLAASDLVSLHCALTNDTTNIISAERLQHIKPGAFIVNTSSCQLIDDCALKQLLLDGTIAGCALDGAEGPQWMEAWVHEMPNVLILPRSADYSEEVWMEIREKAITILQSFFFDGIVPNNAISDEDEAISDVGCEDDQLYKQANEHSLRVCDSEQQTDESQLTLDCDKRRAISKVEVPEASGQSQSIGLRSEGRRSRSGKKGKKRPARRRSQQKMDELSTVESGSNYSSRRDDDTVMSGRDQVLSSSSRFASPEESKNKLRSSAESPMEIISEHKLPAGLGRKPPERLKDGFVVALRTRDNSGFHVSRERVAGGGWYLDVVSNATKRDPAAQFLITFKNKDTMGLRSFVAGGKLLQVNKKAELVFANHAFDVWESWTLEGSLLECCKLVNHRNPLAVLEVYIEILAAVSEEDGVTRWLD, encoded by the exons ATGTTGCGCGGCCCGGCCCATTCCGTGCCGGCGACCGCCGTCGCCGCcaccgccggcggcggcgggcagCCGCTGGTGGTGACGCTCAACTGCCTCGAGGACCCGTCGGTCGAGCGGGACGCGCTGGCCGGCGCGGCGGCCGTGGAGCACGCGCCGCTCTCCGCTCTCGCCTCGGGCCACGTCGAGGCGGCCGCGGCCGTGCTCCTCACCTCGCTCGCCTTCCTCCCGCGCGCCGCGCAGCGCAGGCTCCGGCCGTGGCAGCTGCTGCTCTGCCTCGGATCCCCCGACCGCGCCGCCGACTCCGCAGCGGCCGCGGAGCTCGGCCTCCGCCTCGTCCACGTCGACGCGAACCGCGCCGAGGAGATCGCGGACACCGTCATGGCGCTCTTCCTCGGCCTCCTCCGCCGCACCCACCTGCTGTCCGGACACGCGTCCTCCTCCACGCCGTCCGCCGGGTGGCTCGGCTCCGTCCAGCCGCTGTGCCGCGGCATGCGGCGCTGCCGTGGGCTCGTGCTAGGCATCGTCGGCGTCAACGCCGCCGCGCGATGCCTCGCCACCCGCAGCCTCGCCTTCCGCATGAGCGTGCTCTACTTCGATCCGCTCTACGAG GGCGCGGGCAAAACAAAGCGGCCTTCCATTGTATTTCCTTCTTCTGCCAGAAGAATGGATACTCTCAATGATTTATTGGCAGCAAGTGACCTTGTTTCACTTCACTGTGCGTTAACAAATGATACAACAAACATAATTAGTGCCGAGCGTCTGCAGCACATAAAACCTG GAGCTTTCATAGTCAATACCAGTAGCTGCCAGCTGATAGATGACTGTGCACTCAAACAACTATTGCTCGACGGCACTATTGCTGGATGTGCATTGGATGGTGCTGAAGGTCCACAATGGATGGAAGCATGG GTACACGAGATGCCGAACGTGCTAATTCTTCCTCGAAGTGCAGACTACAGTGAAGAAGTGTGGATGGAAATCAGAGAGAAAGCAATCACAATATTACAATCCTTTTTCTTTGATGGCATTGTTCCAAACAATGCTATTTCTGATGAAGATGAAGCAATAAGTGATGTTGGTTGTGAAGATGATCAGCTATATAAACAGGCAAATGAACACTCTTTGCGGGTCTGCGATAGTGAACAGCAGACAGATGAAAGCCAACTAACTCTAGACTGTGATAAGAGAAGAGCCATCTCCAAGGTTGAAGTGCCTGAAGCTTCAGGGCAGTCCCAAAGTATTGGCTTGAGATCGGAAGGAAGACGTAGCCGATCTGGAAAGAAAGGGAAAAAGAGACCTGCGCGCCGCAGATCACAACAGAAAATGGATGAATTGTCAACTGTGGAGAGTGGAAGTAATTATTCTTCACGAAGAGATGATGATACTGTGATGAGTGGGCGGGACCAAGTGTTAAGTTCCAGTTCACGATTTGCTTCCCCCGAGGAATCCAAAAATAAGCTCAGGTCTTCTGCTGAatctccaatggaaataatttctGAACATAAGTTGCCTGCAGGGCTTGGTAGAAAGCCTCCTGAGAGGCTTAAAGATGGCTTTGTCGTTGCCCTAAGGACAAGAGATAATTCGGGTTTTCATGTTTCAAGAGAAAGAGTTGCTGGTGGTGGCTGGTATCTTGATGTTGTGTCAAATGCTACAAAGAGGGATCCTGCTGCTCAGTTCCTAATCACATTTAAAAACAAG GATACGATGGGATTGCGATCTTTTGTTGCTGGGGGCAAACTTTTGCAG GTTAATAAGAAGGCGGAGCTCGTATTTGCCAATCATGCATTCGATGTCTGGGAGAGCTGGACGCTGGAAGGGTCTTTACTGGAATGCTGCAAACTGGTCAACCACAGAAATCCTTTG GCTGTATTGGAGGTCTACATTGAAATCCTCGCAGCGGTGAGCGAAGAAGATGGCGTCACGAGGTGGCTCGATTGA